The proteins below come from a single Candidatus Baltobacteraceae bacterium genomic window:
- a CDS encoding flagellar biosynthetic protein FliR, translating into MGSGAELLVFGRCVGFVSRAPGFSHPSVPHAARAGLALVLAVGLTPVVREMHAPDGMAFVLALAIEVGIGAAIGIAASVLYDGAYAGGRALDDYVGIRASVPAAQLYAPSGFGRIWSNVFLAGFFLLGGYRIVILMFARSFERVPPGGPIGTHALAQFAFALPVAIVEAALLVAGPAIALAFVLQVTLGALTRVIPRFASFALSFPIVFLGALAATIVALPLLYAQSGRPWLFLPFLGGP; encoded by the coding sequence GTGGGTAGCGGCGCGGAGTTGCTGGTGTTCGGACGGTGCGTCGGATTCGTTTCGCGCGCGCCGGGGTTCTCGCACCCGAGCGTGCCGCACGCGGCGCGCGCCGGACTCGCGCTCGTGCTCGCCGTAGGCCTGACGCCCGTGGTGCGCGAGATGCACGCGCCCGACGGGATGGCGTTCGTTCTCGCGTTGGCGATCGAAGTCGGCATCGGTGCGGCGATCGGCATTGCGGCGTCGGTGCTGTACGACGGCGCGTATGCGGGCGGCCGCGCGCTCGACGACTACGTCGGCATTCGCGCAAGCGTGCCGGCCGCGCAGTTGTACGCGCCCAGCGGCTTCGGGCGGATCTGGTCCAACGTGTTCCTGGCCGGATTCTTTTTGCTCGGCGGCTATCGGATCGTGATTCTGATGTTCGCGAGAAGTTTCGAGCGCGTACCGCCGGGAGGGCCGATCGGTACCCACGCGCTCGCGCAGTTTGCGTTTGCGCTGCCGGTTGCGATCGTCGAGGCCGCCCTCTTGGTAGCGGGACCGGCGATCGCGCTAGCCTTCGTGTTGCAGGTGACGCTCGGCGCGTTGACGCGGGTCATTCCGCGATTTGCGAGTTTCGCACTTTCGTTTCCGATCGTTTTCTTGGGAGCGCTCGCGGCCACGATCGTCGCGCTGCCGCTGCTGTACGCGCAGAGCGGGCGGCCGTGGCTGTTCTTGCCGTTTTTGGGAGGGCCGTGA
- a CDS encoding flagellar biosynthesis protein FlhA, which translates to MKRYSTYAFAALLLSIVAILIVPLPPWLLDVLLGVNVFGSALVLLLSVTIEEPLQFSAFAPALLVATLFRLSLDVSATRLILTQGHIAGGVGAIIPAFGQFVVRGNLVVGLIVFAILVTIQFIVIASGSQRVAEVAARFTLDAMPGKQMAIDADVHAGALDADGARRKRELVQREADFYGAMDGAGKFVKGDAIAALVIVALNLVGGVVVGVAYRGMSPLDALDTFALLSIGNALVTTLPAFLLSTAMGMMVTRVAAEGSLGADLAAQLFARPDVLRVAGGLLLALALVPALPRPVFVVLGLCALGGAQLAARRNERVSDDARRARETAKRQAIRRPEMALGLVGVDAISIEVGANLAALLAAPLADALLDRVGEVRRALAAEIGIVLPGVRLRDDLARDPDTYAIRVRDELAGDGVLLLEQMLAVGEEPLLARIGGELAREPVYGLPARWIDPRERERACAAGALVFDAISIVGSHLAEAARTHAAALLGRQELQTLLEHLRASVPTLVKEIGTEALPLAAVQKAFALLVRERVWPRDPVAVLEAMLDAAPESRDPRELAEAARRAIVPSQLRRRGLGLLEPLLLDPELERAVAGGGPEPELALTIRERAVEYKMKTPADRAAIVCTAGARPVLAEFLLRSGVRLDVYSYGELPPELELRPAGIVRAAAQVP; encoded by the coding sequence ATGAAGCGCTACTCGACGTATGCCTTTGCCGCGCTGCTGCTTTCGATCGTCGCAATTCTGATCGTGCCGTTGCCGCCGTGGCTGCTCGACGTGCTGCTCGGCGTCAACGTGTTCGGGTCGGCGCTGGTATTGCTGTTGAGCGTTACGATCGAGGAGCCGCTGCAATTCTCGGCCTTCGCGCCCGCGCTGTTGGTGGCTACGCTCTTCCGGCTCTCGCTCGACGTCTCGGCGACGCGGCTGATCCTCACGCAGGGGCATATCGCCGGCGGCGTCGGCGCGATCATTCCGGCTTTCGGACAATTCGTGGTGCGCGGAAACTTGGTCGTGGGGCTGATCGTCTTTGCGATTCTGGTGACGATTCAGTTCATCGTCATCGCGAGCGGGTCGCAGCGCGTTGCCGAAGTCGCCGCCCGTTTCACGCTCGATGCGATGCCCGGCAAACAGATGGCGATCGATGCCGACGTGCACGCAGGCGCGCTCGACGCCGACGGTGCGCGGCGCAAGCGCGAGCTGGTGCAGCGCGAGGCCGACTTTTACGGTGCGATGGACGGCGCCGGAAAATTCGTGAAGGGCGATGCGATCGCGGCGCTGGTGATCGTGGCGCTCAATCTGGTGGGCGGCGTCGTGGTGGGCGTAGCGTATCGCGGTATGTCCCCTCTCGACGCGCTCGATACGTTCGCGTTGCTCTCGATCGGTAACGCGCTCGTGACTACGCTGCCCGCGTTCTTACTCTCGACCGCGATGGGCATGATGGTCACGCGCGTTGCGGCGGAAGGCTCGCTCGGCGCCGATCTCGCCGCGCAGCTGTTCGCGCGTCCCGACGTGTTGCGAGTGGCCGGCGGTCTGCTGCTCGCGCTCGCGCTCGTTCCGGCGCTGCCGCGTCCGGTCTTCGTCGTGCTCGGGCTCTGCGCCCTGGGCGGAGCGCAGCTTGCCGCGCGCCGAAACGAACGCGTTAGCGACGACGCGCGCCGTGCGCGCGAGACGGCGAAACGCCAAGCGATACGCCGCCCCGAGATGGCGCTGGGGCTCGTCGGCGTCGATGCGATCTCGATTGAAGTCGGCGCGAACCTCGCGGCGTTGCTGGCTGCGCCGCTCGCCGACGCGCTGCTCGATCGTGTCGGCGAAGTGCGGCGCGCGCTGGCCGCGGAGATCGGCATCGTGCTCCCCGGCGTTCGGCTGCGCGACGATCTCGCGCGCGATCCCGATACGTACGCGATTCGCGTGCGCGACGAACTCGCCGGCGACGGCGTCTTGCTGCTCGAGCAAATGCTCGCGGTCGGCGAGGAGCCGCTGCTCGCGCGCATCGGCGGCGAACTCGCGCGCGAGCCGGTCTACGGCCTGCCCGCGCGCTGGATCGATCCGCGCGAGCGCGAGCGCGCGTGTGCGGCCGGGGCGCTCGTATTCGACGCGATCTCGATCGTCGGTTCGCATCTCGCGGAGGCGGCGCGCACGCACGCAGCGGCGTTGCTGGGCCGTCAAGAACTGCAAACGCTGCTCGAACATTTGCGAGCGAGCGTGCCGACGCTCGTCAAAGAGATCGGCACGGAGGCACTGCCGTTGGCCGCCGTGCAGAAGGCGTTTGCGCTGCTGGTGCGCGAGCGGGTCTGGCCGCGCGATCCGGTCGCGGTGCTCGAGGCGATGCTCGATGCGGCGCCCGAAAGTCGCGATCCGCGGGAGCTGGCCGAGGCCGCTCGGCGCGCGATCGTGCCTTCCCAGTTGCGGCGACGCGGACTGGGCCTACTGGAGCCGCTCTTGCTCGACCCCGAGCTGGAGCGGGCGGTCGCCGGGGGCGGGCCGGAGCCCGAGCTGGCCCTCACGATTCGGGAGCGTGCGGTGGAGTATAAGATGAAGACCCCGGCCGACCGTGCGGCGATCGTCTGCACGGCGGGAGCCCGCCCGGTCCTGGCGGAGTTCTTGTTGCGTTCCGGGGTTCGGCTCGACGTCTACAGCTACGGCGAGCTGCCGCCGGAGCTGGAACTGCGGCCTGCGGGAATCGTGCGAGCGGCCGCGCAGGTCCCCTAA
- a CDS encoding EscU/YscU/HrcU family type III secretion system export apparatus switch protein has translation MADGGGEKHFEATQTRLERARREGNSARSQELSTIGAFAAALACCTAIARPLGAAASAALSAAAAGRCDRAALATIVALAMLPVAGAAMASLAISLVQSGGLRFVAISVKPERLAPQEGLKRICSREAAIGAVRASAAFACAAAAIGPLAMQICGAAMRGAGVASVGAIAWAGALRDAAIACAIGGAFAALDYGVQLGAWRKKLRMSFDELKRETKEHEGDPFARGRRKQLHRQFARGQLSRVRDAAFVITNPTHIAIALAYRPPDVAVPRVLVRAADAAAARVRELAAQHRIPLVENVPLARELYAAAWPGEAIPHATYVAVAEIVAALAKSGALG, from the coding sequence ATGGCCGACGGCGGCGGAGAAAAACACTTCGAAGCAACCCAGACGCGATTGGAGCGCGCGCGGCGGGAAGGCAATAGCGCGCGTTCGCAAGAGCTTTCGACGATCGGTGCGTTTGCAGCGGCACTCGCCTGCTGCACCGCGATCGCGCGTCCGCTGGGAGCTGCCGCGAGCGCGGCCCTGAGTGCGGCGGCCGCGGGCCGTTGCGATCGCGCGGCGCTGGCAACGATCGTGGCGCTGGCGATGCTGCCGGTCGCGGGCGCCGCGATGGCGAGCCTCGCGATTTCGCTCGTTCAATCGGGTGGGCTGCGGTTCGTTGCGATCTCGGTAAAGCCCGAGCGCTTAGCACCGCAGGAGGGTCTGAAGCGGATCTGCTCGCGCGAAGCGGCGATCGGTGCGGTACGCGCGAGCGCGGCGTTCGCGTGCGCGGCGGCGGCGATCGGGCCGCTGGCCATGCAGATTTGCGGCGCCGCGATGCGCGGTGCGGGCGTCGCGAGCGTGGGTGCGATCGCGTGGGCCGGCGCCTTGCGCGATGCCGCCATCGCCTGCGCGATCGGCGGCGCGTTCGCCGCGCTCGATTACGGCGTGCAGCTTGGGGCCTGGCGCAAGAAGCTGCGCATGTCGTTCGATGAATTGAAACGCGAGACCAAAGAGCACGAGGGCGATCCGTTCGCGCGCGGGCGCCGCAAACAGCTGCATCGGCAATTCGCACGCGGGCAGCTATCGCGGGTGCGCGACGCCGCGTTCGTGATCACCAATCCAACGCATATCGCGATCGCGCTTGCGTACCGGCCGCCCGACGTCGCGGTGCCGCGCGTGCTGGTTCGAGCCGCCGATGCGGCGGCGGCTCGCGTGCGCGAACTCGCGGCGCAGCATCGCATTCCACTCGTCGAGAACGTGCCGCTCGCGCGGGAACTCTACGCCGCCGCTTGGCCCGGCGAGGCGATTCCGCACGCAACCTATGTCGCCGTCGCGGAAATCGTGGCGGCGCTGGCTAAGTCCGGAGCGCTCGGATGA